A window from Drosophila nasuta strain 15112-1781.00 chromosome 3, ASM2355853v1, whole genome shotgun sequence encodes these proteins:
- the LOC132792231 gene encoding gamma-soluble NSF attachment protein-like, translating to MSLAAKKVAEGEELVRTAEKSLKTSLLKWVPDYDSAADEYSKAATAFRIAKSFDKSKECFLKAIECYKNNKSWFHAAKSYEQIILLCKETDKLNDVEEYANKACSLYQQHGSPEAAASALDKAAKLAESKNPEMALRFYQHAVEVILIEDSTRQAAEFSSKVSRLLVKLKRYEEATNALKKEIGLNQQTESYGQIGRLVVALVLVQLARGDSVEAEKSFKEWGNCCEPEEVSTLQTLLQAFDDEDPELAARMLASPFIRHMDVEYAILSKNIPLPKGLEIEKKADAETSGGTARQEEEDEGEGLC from the coding sequence ATGTCTCTCGCTGCGAAAAAAGTTGCTGAGGGCGAGGAACTTGTACGCACCGCGGAGAAAAGCCTAAAAACATCACTATTAAAATGGGTGCCAGACTACGACAGTGCAGCGGATGAGTACTCCAAGGCGGCAACTGCGTTTCGGATAGCAAAGTCATTTGACAAGAGCAAGGAATGTTTTCTCAAAGCAATCGAGTGCTACAAGAATAACAAATCGTGGTTCCATGCGGCCAAGTCATACGAGCAGATCATCTTGTTGTGCAAGGAAACGGATAAATTAAATGACGTGGAAGAATATGCCAACAAGGCCTGCAGTCTGTATCAGCAGCATGGTTCACCTGAGGCAGCTGCCTCAGCATTGGACAAGGCAGCCAAATTGGCCGAATCAAAGAATCCGGAAATGGCTCTGCGTTTCTATCAGCATGCAGTAGAGGTCATACTTATTGAGGATTCGACACGGCAAGCTGCCGAGTTCTCTTCAAAGGTATCCCGATTGTTGGTAAAGCTCAAGCGTTACGAAGAGGCAACAAATGCGCTGAAAAAGGAAATCGGTTTGAATCAGCAAACCGAATCGTATGGACAAATTGGACGGTTAGTTGTAGCGCTTGTGCTCGTCCAATTGGCGCGCGGTGACTCTGTGGAGGCGGAAAAATCCTTCAAGGAATGGGGCAATTGCTGTGAGCCCGAGGAGGTGTCAACACTGCAAACACTGCTGCAAGCATTTGACGATGAGGATCCCGAACTTGCTGCCAGAATGTTGGCATCGCCGTTCATTCGACACATGGACGTTGAATACGCCATTCTCTCGAAGAACATTCCATTGCCCAAAGGCTTAGAGATTGAGAAGAAAGCCGATGCCGAGACTAGCGGTGGTACCGCAAGacaggaggaggaggacgagGGTGAGGGTTTGTGTTGA
- the LOC132791121 gene encoding uncharacterized protein LOC132791121 → MVALWLLLLTALLAKSLAVDFDYKLPRAVLERLNSSSAQFDAWTRELSASLSAEHQRRVAWNVPFMRTPRTQLELRRLQQKLNPSNPLKLRLWISYYWQLRRSQLLNSDNMLLAHFVLTLRQLLLGDSAQLENNQLQNMLQSLPPFLATLVRSRWLCVKHIGQQLFLQPGDALQLGVSSNCSMWQVQQHAEHWLRLQNACEQHSMWFINMLHTHLQTRTYMLLTSASDNASRFCVGQQGVGYLEACGWLAKRIANGG, encoded by the coding sequence ATGGTTGcactgtggttgctgttgttaacTGCGCTGTTGGCCAAGTCGTTGGCTGTTGACTTTGACTATAAACTGCCCAGAGCCGTGCTCGAACGTTTGAATAGTTCCAGCGCCCAATTTGATGCCTGGACTCGGGAACTGAGTGCGAGTCTCAGTGCGGAGCATCAGCGGCGCGTGGCTTGGAATGTGCCATTCATGAGGACACCTCGAACTCAACTTGAATTGCGTCGACTGCAGCAGAAACTTAATCCCAGCAATCCTCTAAAGCTACGCCTGTGGATCAGCTACTATTGGCAGCTGCGACGCTCTCAGCTGCTGAACAGTGACAACATGTTGCTAGCGCACTTTGTGCTGACACTGAGGCAATTGCTCCTAGGTGATTCAGCGCAACTAGAGAACAATCAGTTGCAGAATATGTTGCAGAGTTTGCCGCCCTTTCTAGCCACATTGGTGAGAAGCCGTTGGCTGTGCGTGAAGCACATAGGGCAACAGTTGTTCCTGCAGCCGGGAGATGCATTGCAGCTGGGAgtcagcagcaactgcagtaTGTGGCAAGTGCAACAACACGCGGAACATTGGCTGCGCCTGCAGAATGCTTGCGAGCAACACTCGATGTGGTTCATCAACATGCTGCACACACACCTACAGACCAGGACTTACATGTTGCTGACGTCAGCCAGCGACAATGCGAGTCGATTTTGCGTGGGACAACAAGGAGTTGGTTACTTGGAAGCGTGCGGATGGCTGGCAAAAAGGATTGCCAATGGCGGCTAA